TACATTTTGtcattcataataaaaaaaaaataaagatgttagatgaaatagtaaatagattATTTTGTTACAATTCCATTTATTTcaatgattaaaaactaaaaaatctaCATCAATATCGCACACTAAATATTACTATTCGattatttcatcaatttttaacaataaatctTAAAAGTTAATTTACTTCCATTATACTTTTTACTctttctataataataaaataacataatataattaacatcaaattTAGAATTaagatgagaatttttttttttaaaaaaatacaatatatattCCATTTGGCGTGAAATGAATTGAAGCAATAACCGACAAATAACCagaaaaaacaaaacaacataaaattcattttaaaagaaagagaagaaattaTTACTTAATAAATAAAACAGGATACGTGGCGGTTCGTTAGGAATAGAGAAGTCCAAATCCATTGGCCTTACGTGAAATCGTTTCTTTGGTTTTTATTTACAATTGCAATTGCAGCACCAACTCTCTCCTTATAGCTGTAAAAGGGTCCCCTTCTCTTTAAACAAAAACAAACCCTTTTTCTCtctcaatttattcaaaaaatggtGGGCTTAAGTGTAGTTTTAGAGAATCAAAGGATCAACGATAATGATATAATAATCAATGAAAAATCTCCACAAGTTATTAATAAAGCAACCATGTTTTGTTCATCTTCATCTTCCCCACTTCCTGCTTTTTTAGAGCAATGCTTTCTTTGCAAAAGGAGATTGTTACCTGGGAAAGATATTTATATGTACAAGTAAGTTCTTTCAATGGagtttttttctttatgttttcaagtgactgatttttttggggtttttccttttttctttctttctttctttctttcttttgtgaaGAGGGGATAAGGGTTTTTGCAGTGTGGAGTGTAGGTGCAAGCAAATTTTCATGGATGAAGAAGAGAGTTTAAAGAAAGATAGTTGTTCTTTGGATGCCATTGTTAAACCTTCTTCAACTTCTGTAGCTTCAACTTCGTCTTCTTCCTCAGCCGCTCGTCACCACCGGAAACCTGAGAGAAACCGTGCCGGTGGCTTTGCTTATTGACTCAAAAAAAGGAAAacggttttttatttttattttatataagttatt
This window of the Gossypium hirsutum isolate 1008001.06 chromosome A09, Gossypium_hirsutum_v2.1, whole genome shotgun sequence genome carries:
- the LOC107935130 gene encoding FCS-Like Zinc finger 15 is translated as MVGLSVVLENQRINDNDIIINEKSPQVINKATMFCSSSSSPLPAFLEQCFLCKRRLLPGKDIYMYKGDKGFCSVECRCKQIFMDEEESLKKDSCSLDAIVKPSSTSVASTSSSSSAARHHRKPERNRAGGFAY